The sequence GCAGACGCGGAATCATCAGATTGCGCAGCAGCTCCAGAACGCCGATGGAAAGCAGCGAGCCCAAAATGGCCTGCAGCACGCCCTCGGTGATAAACGGGCCACGAATGAAGCCGTTGCTGGCGCCGACCAGACGCATAATCGCAATCTCACGACGACGCGCCGTGATGGACAGGCGAATCGTGTTGTTGATGAAGATGAATGCGATAAAGGTCAGAAGGCCAACGAGCACCACGGCGGCGATGCGGATGTAGTTGGTCACCTGGAACAGGCGGCTCACTTCCTCCTGGCCGTACAGCACGCTCGCGTTGACGTCGCCGTCATCCGCGATCTTCTGGAAATCGGCATCCTTCTTGAGCTTCTTGGCCGTGCTCTCGACCTGAGACGGATCGTCCATCTCAATAGCGAAGGAAGCCGGCAGCGGGTTCTGGCCATCGAGCGCGCTCATGGTGGCGTCGGCGTTGCCCGACATCTTGCTCGTATACTCGGCCAGCGCGTCGTCCTTGTCCTTATAGGTCACGGACTTGACGTTATTCCACGTCTTAAGCTCGGCCTCAAAAGCCTGAACATCGGCCTGATCGGCGTCATCACTAATGAACGCGTTGATGACAACCTGATCCTCGACGGTGCCGATCACGGAGTTCAGCATCGCAGAGCCCATGATGAACAGGCCGATGATAAACAGCGAAAGGAAGATCGTGATGACGGCGCCGAGCGAGGTAGTCCAGTTACGGAAGAAGTGGCTGATTGCCTCTTTGAAGGAGTAGCCCACGTTAGTTG is a genomic window of Collinsella aerofaciens containing:
- the ftsX gene encoding permease-like cell division protein FtsX, encoding MAPTNVGYSFKEAISHFFRNWTTSLGAVITIFLSLFIIGLFIMGSAMLNSVIGTVEDQVVINAFISDDADQADVQAFEAELKTWNNVKSVTYKDKDDALAEYTSKMSGNADATMSALDGQNPLPASFAIEMDDPSQVESTAKKLKKDADFQKIADDGDVNASVLYGQEEVSRLFQVTNYIRIAAVVLVGLLTFIAFIFINNTIRLSITARRREIAIMRLVGASNGFIRGPFITEGVLQAILGSLLSIGVLELLRNLMIPRLQESIGWMSFALPMQYYLVTYAALILVGVIIGLFGSAIAMRRYLRV